The DNA window AAGATAGAGCGAAAGTGCCTTTTCAATTTCACCAATTTCAAAATAAACATTTCCCAGATTGTTCTTTGCAATTGCAATACCTGCAAGGTCATGAACTATTTCTTTCATTTCCACTGTCTTCTCAAGACATTTTCTTGCATTCCCGAAATCCTCCAATTCATAGTAAACCATTCCAAGGTTGTTGTAAACTTGGGAAAGCCCTTGTTTGTCGTTGTTTCTAGCAAAAATTTCCTCAGCCATTCTCAGGTTAGCAATGCTCTCATCGTAGTTTCCCAAGTAGTAGTAAGTGGAGCCAATTCGGGTATAGCAGTTTCCAGCATCTTTTTCCATTCCATGTTTTGTGAAAAATTCTAGGGCTTTTTCCTGGCATTCAATCGCATTCTTATAATTACCTGCTCGTTCATGAATGTAACCCTTGATTGTAAGCAGGCGCGTGATTTCTCCTGCTGCAGTAGAGGATGTACCAGTAATAACTTCAAATGCTTTGTTTATACTTTCCATTGCTTTTTCATGCTCGCCCATCTTAAGATAAACCTCTGCCCTAGTTGCATAGGTTCTCCCAAGTTCTGCACCAGGCTCTCCCAGGAGAGAAATCTTCTCGTCCAAAACTTTCATTGCATCCTCGTAGAGTCCAGACGCAAGATAAATCTCAAGAATCTTATTCAGGGTTTTCAAGGCAATCTCAAAATCTTGGACATCCTTCTTGTTCAACGTTGTAAAAAGCGCCTTCAAAATCTCTATAGCTTCATCGTATGCGAATCTGCCAACAAGTTTCTCAGCAACCAAAAATCCATGCTCTTTCAACTTATCCAGACGTTTTGCCTTCCTATAATGGTAAAGTGCATCAATTATCTTTTCTTCATCACCCTTTTTGTACTCCGCCTCCAGAATTCCACCAAGCATTTCATGAAGAGCAGTTCTGAGTTCATCACCCATCTCCTGGTATATCACATCTCTAATTCTAGTAGGGTCAAATCTATATTTGCCTTCCTCGTGCTTTATCAGTCCATGAATCTTCTCGATTCTAGACAATGCTCTGAGAAGCTTTATTTTCTCCATGTCAACCATTTTTTCTAGCAATGGAGTGACAAACTCGGTTCCAAGAACACTAGCTGTTTCAAGCACCTCAAACTCCTCATCACTCAACCTGGTAATTTTCTCCCTTATTATCTCATAGATTCTTTCTGGGATTTTTATTTCTTCTCGATCATACGTCCACAATCCTCCCTCTTGTCTGAGCAGTTGCTTATCAGTAAGATACTTCAGCAGCTCAATTACAAAGAGTGGGTTTCCCTCTGTTTCAGAGTACACTTTTTCCTTAAAACTTTCGTCCACATGCCCTCCAAGAACGCACTCTATCAACGCGGCAACACCCTCTCTATCTAGTGGAGCAAGAGTCAAAACTTCGATTAGATTTTCAGACCGCATTGTATTTATCATCCCAGGTAAGACACTCGTAGTTGGAATTTCATCTGTTCTAATTGCACATAGCACCCCAACCTTTTCTGAAGCAATATCCCTACCAATGTAGCTGAGAAGAGAAAGAGAAGAACTGTCTGCCCAATGTAAGTCATCAATGAGTATGAGCACTGGCTTTTTCATAGCCATTCTTTTGATTCCACGAAGCACATTTTCAAAAATGCCTGCCTTTTTATCTGCAGTTTCCAGTGCCACCTTAGTGTATTTGTCAGATTCAACAAGTTCTCTGAGCATCACTGTGACTTCATCAATATCTGTATCCAATGCATTAGGATTATTGTCTATTTTATCAACTAGTTTTTTCATGTCTTCTAGCAGATATTCGTTTTCAACGCCTTCAACCAATGCAACAAGATTCACAACTCTACCAGGTAAGCTCACTATCGTAAACTCACCGTGCCGCATCACTCCAATTTTTTCCTCAATTTCTTTGTGATTTTGGCCAGCAATCTGAGTCATCGAATCCTTTATGAAATTTTCAACCGCTGTTACCATTCCAAGAAAAATGTCAGGGTCTATGTTTTTCAAGGTCTTCTCGTGTTTTGAAAGGATTATGCCTCCTTTATTTACCAGATAAAGAGCATCTAAGTTTGGGCATGTCTCTGAAAGTAAATGATCTAGATCTGCAGATTTAAGCATGCTGTAAAATGGTGCTAGTGGCAAGGCAGCACCAGGTAGGCACTTAGTATGAAGAACGCAGAAGTTCTCTTCCTCTGCCTTCTTCTTTACTTCTTCAAGCAATCTAGTTTTTCCCACTCCTCCCTCTCCCTGAATCAGAAAAATGCTACCGGCTCCATTTGCCGTCTTCCTAATGAGCCGATCTAGATAAGAAATTTCCTTTGTTCTGTCTACAAATGCTGGGGGTAGGTTGAGTGCAATCGTCATCAAAATAGGGTAATCTCACTAAACTATTAATCCCTTTCTAAGTTTAGTTCAAGAAAGGTATAAATACCAATATGTAATCCTGTTCTCTGGTGATTAAATGAAAGCGGGCAGGATATTAGTTCTTGTGTTGATTTGGATAATGTTGAGCGGAGTTTTCCCCCATACATCGCCCAAAAATGTGGAGGGGGGCTATGCACTCGAATGGACCTGGAAATACGAGACAAACAGCACAGTAAAAGGAATCTCCATTACCGATGACGCAAAATACATTGGTGCCTATGATTACGCAAACAATGTATATTTGTTTGAGGCAGATACAGGGAGCCTTGTAAGAACATGGATTTATGGTGCAGATATTACTGGTATAAAAATTGCAAAAAAGGCAGACCCACCACTGCTCTTCGTCACAGATAGAGGGTCAGTAAGGGTTTATAGGCAGGACATGCAAACCCCTTATCGAATCTATTCACCAAACCAACCGCCTCAATATGGCTGGAATGTCTCCCTGCCAAGGCCAGGCAACATAACTGGCTTCGATGTTTCTGCTGATGGGAAACTGCTGATGGTCACTTACTACTACAGATGGTCAAACACATGGAAATACAATGTTTCTATGTACAATGTCGAAACAGGCACAGAACTCTGGAACTATCAGACTGGATTCTCAGACGCAAGAGCCAAATTTGGCCTCACTGCTTCCTATGACGGAAAATTCTTCGTTGTTGGTGTATCTGAATCCGACACTTATGTACGATTGGAACTTTATGAAAGGGATAGCCCATATGGACCAAAATGGCAGACAGACCGCTTGAGAGACATTTTGGGCTCTGGCTATTTGTCTAGAATTACTGCCATGAAGATGTCAGATGATGGCACTGTGATAATGGTCTGCACCAACAATGCAATTCTTAAGTTCATCCAGACACAAAACAAGGAGGTTTGGAGGGTGGATGGAATTAGAGATGCTGTAGCTACATCAATGAATTATTCTGGTAGTGAGGGATTCGTTGCTGTTGGGAAGCAGATTACTTTCCTTGACCTTTCTACGATGGAGTTTTCGAAGCGATTCAAATGGAACTGGACAACACCAGACAACAATACAATTGTTAATGCGTTCATGGACAAAGATGGAAACTACATTGTAGTTGCAACTGCAAAGAACATGTGGCTGATATATGTGCCAGTGCACAAACCGTTCCGGAGCATTGAACTTTCCACGGATTTTGACCTTGTAAGTAGCATTGACTTAAGCAGAGATGATGGAAGCAGGATTGCACTTGGTGCCGCATACAGAGTGACAGACAACCCGGCAGGAGTGTACATGTTTGATAATCCAAAAGCAATTAAACCGCAACCTTGTGAAATTTTTGGATTTTTTGATGTAACAACCACCTCAATGAATGTTACATGGTCTGCTTCAACCGCGCCTGACTTTGCGAGGTACGAACTGTACTGTGACTCTAACCTCAACACAATCTCCACGAATCCACAGAATGCAGAAAAAAGATATGTGATAACAAACAAAGACACCACATACAAGGAAGTGACTGGTCTCCAGCCAGGAACTACTTATTTCTTCAAGCTCAGGGTAATCTGCATAACCGAACTGTATGCGGATTCACAGGTGAAACAGAAGATGACAGAGGTGCCACCACCTCCTCCAGATTACACTCCATACATTGTTGCTGCTGTGGTAATCACTGTACTTGTGGTATTTCTGCTCTGGTACTTCTACCTGAGACACAAGATACCTGAATGGAAAGAGAAGCGCAAGAAAAAGAAAGGCAAGAGCGTGGCATGGCATCAGAGACCAGGAGAATACCTACCACCAGGGTTTGAATAAATTAAAATTTTTATTTCTTCTTTTTCTCTTTCTTTGGTTTTGATGTTTGGGTTATATGATTAGGACAGTTTGTGTTCAACGGGACTTCAAGAACTTCGAACACGTTCCTATACCCATCGTAGTAAATCAAGTTGTAAGGCAATGCATCATACTCTTTTGAGATTATCTTTATCCCACAGAGGACCTGAAGAGCAGAAATTACCGCGGTAGTTGTGATTTCTGCAGGCAATTTCGGAGAATAAATCGTCACATCCTCTCTGCCTGAACATGAGAAGATTTGCTCAAGGTTCTTGAAATGGGTTTTGTTCATCCCGCATTCGATACAAGCAGTTTTTGGAGGGAGTACCACCTGGACTTTGCCTGATGTACCTAGGGTACCTCCATCTACAAGTGGAATCCCATAATAATAAGCATGAGAATTAATGTATAGCCGTGCCATGATATTGTCTAAGCATCCAAATATAATATCAAACTCCTTGAGAAAATTCTCAGGCAGTTCCTGAATTGGCTTAGAATACCAAGAAACACGAACTGTTTTATCCAGTTTCTTCAATTCTCTTGCAAGCACTTCTGCCTTCAGCAGCCCTTTCTCAGCATCCTCAATTCTAAAGAGGGCACATCTGCTTAAATTGGATTTCACAATTTTGTCCATGTCTACTATCGCAATATTCTTGAAACCGGAAAGTACTAGATTTTTTCCTACCTCATTGCCAAGGGCACCCGCACCAACAACAAGTACCTTACTCTTCTGAATTAAGTTGAATTTTATCCACGGAATCCTCTTCTCTCTATCAAACATGTCTTCGTCGTGCATTCCGACCTTCAACACTTTATCTGCCGTCATCTTAACCTCCCTGTGCTTTTTTGAATCCCTTCTTCTCGAGTTTCCTCAAAATTTCTTCTGCCTCTTCTTTTTCTTTAAGAATTTCTTCTTTTTGCTTTTTCAACTTCTCCATCACCTTTTCTGCATTGGATTTTACCTCAAGGAATTTCTTTACTGCAGGAGCAAGTTCTTTTTCAACTCTCTCCACAACTTCCTTCACAATTTCAGTTTTCAGCGCTTCCTGGGGTACCTTCTTCCCAAGCAACTCGGTTATCAC is part of the Thermoplasmata archaeon genome and encodes:
- a CDS encoding tetratricopeptide repeat protein, with the protein product MTIALNLPPAFVDRTKEISYLDRLIRKTANGAGSIFLIQGEGGVGKTRLLEEVKKKAEEENFCVLHTKCLPGAALPLAPFYSMLKSADLDHLLSETCPNLDALYLVNKGGIILSKHEKTLKNIDPDIFLGMVTAVENFIKDSMTQIAGQNHKEIEEKIGVMRHGEFTIVSLPGRVVNLVALVEGVENEYLLEDMKKLVDKIDNNPNALDTDIDEVTVMLRELVESDKYTKVALETADKKAGIFENVLRGIKRMAMKKPVLILIDDLHWADSSSLSLLSYIGRDIASEKVGVLCAIRTDEIPTTSVLPGMINTMRSENLIEVLTLAPLDREGVAALIECVLGGHVDESFKEKVYSETEGNPLFVIELLKYLTDKQLLRQEGGLWTYDREEIKIPERIYEIIREKITRLSDEEFEVLETASVLGTEFVTPLLEKMVDMEKIKLLRALSRIEKIHGLIKHEEGKYRFDPTRIRDVIYQEMGDELRTALHEMLGGILEAEYKKGDEEKIIDALYHYRKAKRLDKLKEHGFLVAEKLVGRFAYDEAIEILKALFTTLNKKDVQDFEIALKTLNKILEIYLASGLYEDAMKVLDEKISLLGEPGAELGRTYATRAEVYLKMGEHEKAMESINKAFEVITGTSSTAAGEITRLLTIKGYIHERAGNYKNAIECQEKALEFFTKHGMEKDAGNCYTRIGSTYYYLGNYDESIANLRMAEEIFARNNDKQGLSQVYNNLGMVYYELEDFGNARKCLEKTVEMKEIVHDLAGIAIAKNNLGNVYFEIGEIEKALSLYLEVKRLCKKTGDKWMLVYNQIDIAEAYAEKGDEEKFRSAIEEALNEAAKIGLEKEVQEAKEELEKKFMR
- a CDS encoding fibronectin type III domain-containing protein; the encoded protein is MKAGRILVLVLIWIMLSGVFPHTSPKNVEGGYALEWTWKYETNSTVKGISITDDAKYIGAYDYANNVYLFEADTGSLVRTWIYGADITGIKIAKKADPPLLFVTDRGSVRVYRQDMQTPYRIYSPNQPPQYGWNVSLPRPGNITGFDVSADGKLLMVTYYYRWSNTWKYNVSMYNVETGTELWNYQTGFSDARAKFGLTASYDGKFFVVGVSESDTYVRLELYERDSPYGPKWQTDRLRDILGSGYLSRITAMKMSDDGTVIMVCTNNAILKFIQTQNKEVWRVDGIRDAVATSMNYSGSEGFVAVGKQITFLDLSTMEFSKRFKWNWTTPDNNTIVNAFMDKDGNYIVVATAKNMWLIYVPVHKPFRSIELSTDFDLVSSIDLSRDDGSRIALGAAYRVTDNPAGVYMFDNPKAIKPQPCEIFGFFDVTTTSMNVTWSASTAPDFARYELYCDSNLNTISTNPQNAEKRYVITNKDTTYKEVTGLQPGTTYFFKLRVICITELYADSQVKQKMTEVPPPPPDYTPYIVAAVVITVLVVFLLWYFYLRHKIPEWKEKRKKKKGKSVAWHQRPGEYLPPGFE
- a CDS encoding ThiF family adenylyltransferase, whose translation is MTADKVLKVGMHDEDMFDREKRIPWIKFNLIQKSKVLVVGAGALGNEVGKNLVLSGFKNIAIVDMDKIVKSNLSRCALFRIEDAEKGLLKAEVLARELKKLDKTVRVSWYSKPIQELPENFLKEFDIIFGCLDNIMARLYINSHAYYYGIPLVDGGTLGTSGKVQVVLPPKTACIECGMNKTHFKNLEQIFSCSGREDVTIYSPKLPAEITTTAVISALQVLCGIKIISKEYDALPYNLIYYDGYRNVFEVLEVPLNTNCPNHITQTSKPKKEKKKK